The following are from one region of the Chlamydiota bacterium genome:
- a CDS encoding tetratricopeptide repeat protein has protein sequence MRKDTSEIQPLKIDHEKFFHSKYKIFDRFFIPFPFLALTLLLSLFLLRDVSFLYAEDSQNTEKALKTLQKEEGEKYFKEGMKLYKNSQYEEAIRLFDQSLSIDPTNSRVEKYKAACVQQLHKGENQTPIVEEPKKTVREKTRLQVNPSFVKAGNLYDEGRDLITQGKFEEAQKKFEQALELNPYHVAARKYVILLQNRHQAAEREKQAITEDARMIDVQKEWLPPKKEKISLEIIPAWKVPVGISEARKRLEAQTEQIIPAINFNNAHLSDVIKYLSRISGVNIIVDESVLQALSSEEIPAENVPEEAVGPNEPLESKTPSTPSPTLSSELSKKSDRVTITVKDVPLIEALRYVLRAKGLRYMIEDYAIIVVSGDYIPPEEFETRYYHLSSGVGAFTSFSVSAAEKEKKEKKKMGEEGSEAAETITIKDILEQSGVPWPIGSKIFLDQRTGTLIVRNTPTNLKIVEDILRTLDIAPYQVAITARFIELENTDAEEMGLEWLLRDDLKFFINESSNSGLTPANALERVQFDRLTKTVGGKTLDQSFSGNLRYLSTDPLTGFVTSSLTGSANPIVAFSGILTRPEFSIILHALSQRTKSNVLSSPRVTTVNGQRAQIKVVQEFIYPTQYDVTPATTNSQGSVTTPPVVSPGNFQTRDIGIVLNVTPNVGADRKTINLTIIPEVSEFVTWLDYGVPTQTFLGTDGVTRTLPGYPILQPLFASRNVTTSVIVNDTDTVVLGGLIRDQITAYHDKIPVLGDIPVLGLLFKKKGEISVKKNLIIFVTAELVTPSGDPYAPTQFEPGETLVPKTNPEAPLASQPSLQPGLPKKD, from the coding sequence GTGAGGAAAGACACGTCTGAAATCCAACCTTTAAAAATAGATCACGAAAAATTTTTCCATTCCAAATACAAAATTTTCGATCGATTTTTTATCCCCTTTCCCTTTCTGGCATTAACCCTTCTTTTATCCTTATTCCTTTTGAGAGATGTATCCTTTCTCTATGCCGAAGACAGCCAAAATACTGAAAAAGCCTTAAAAACACTCCAAAAAGAAGAGGGAGAGAAATATTTTAAAGAGGGAATGAAGCTTTATAAAAACTCACAATACGAAGAGGCGATTCGTCTTTTTGATCAATCTCTCTCAATAGATCCTACTAATTCTCGTGTTGAGAAATATAAAGCAGCCTGCGTTCAGCAATTACATAAAGGAGAAAATCAAACTCCGATCGTCGAAGAGCCCAAAAAGACTGTAAGGGAAAAGACTAGACTCCAAGTCAATCCTAGTTTTGTCAAAGCGGGGAATCTTTATGATGAAGGTCGAGATTTAATTACCCAAGGCAAATTTGAAGAAGCCCAGAAAAAATTTGAACAGGCCTTAGAATTGAATCCCTACCATGTTGCTGCACGAAAATACGTTATTCTTTTACAAAATCGCCACCAGGCGGCTGAGCGAGAGAAGCAAGCCATTACAGAGGATGCACGGATGATTGATGTTCAAAAAGAGTGGCTTCCCCCTAAAAAGGAGAAAATCTCCCTTGAAATTATACCTGCCTGGAAGGTTCCCGTCGGGATTTCTGAAGCTCGAAAACGCTTAGAGGCTCAGACAGAACAGATTATTCCAGCCATTAACTTTAATAATGCCCATCTCTCCGATGTCATCAAGTATCTTTCTAGAATCTCAGGCGTCAACATCATTGTTGATGAGTCCGTTCTTCAGGCCCTGTCTTCTGAAGAAATCCCCGCTGAGAACGTGCCTGAAGAAGCCGTGGGTCCGAATGAACCTTTAGAGAGTAAAACACCCTCAACCCCTTCTCCGACGTTGAGTTCTGAACTTTCCAAAAAATCTGATCGAGTGACCATTACCGTCAAAGATGTCCCCTTGATCGAAGCATTGAGATACGTCTTGAGGGCGAAGGGACTGCGCTACATGATTGAAGATTATGCGATTATCGTTGTCTCTGGAGACTATATTCCCCCTGAAGAATTTGAAACACGTTATTATCATCTTTCAAGCGGTGTAGGTGCCTTTACCTCTTTTTCTGTCAGTGCAGCTGAAAAAGAAAAGAAAGAGAAGAAGAAGATGGGCGAGGAAGGCAGCGAAGCAGCTGAAACCATCACCATCAAAGACATCCTAGAGCAAAGTGGTGTACCATGGCCCATCGGAAGCAAAATCTTTTTGGATCAGAGAACCGGAACCTTAATTGTCCGAAACACTCCTACCAATTTAAAAATTGTTGAAGATATTTTAAGAACGTTGGACATTGCTCCCTATCAAGTTGCCATTACAGCTCGTTTTATTGAATTAGAAAATACGGATGCCGAAGAAATGGGGCTCGAGTGGCTATTGAGAGACGATCTTAAGTTTTTCATCAACGAAAGTTCCAATTCAGGTCTTACACCGGCAAATGCCTTGGAGAGAGTCCAGTTTGATCGATTGACCAAAACAGTCGGCGGAAAAACACTCGACCAATCCTTTTCTGGCAATCTTCGATATCTTTCAACCGATCCGTTAACAGGCTTTGTGACATCAAGCCTAACGGGTTCCGCTAATCCTATTGTTGCCTTTTCAGGAATTTTAACACGGCCAGAGTTTTCAATTATCTTACATGCCTTGAGCCAGCGGACCAAAAGCAATGTCCTTTCAAGTCCACGGGTCACCACCGTCAATGGTCAAAGGGCTCAGATCAAAGTTGTTCAAGAATTTATCTATCCGACTCAGTACGACGTCACTCCTGCAACCACCAATAGCCAGGGCAGCGTTACCACACCTCCCGTTGTTTCTCCTGGGAATTTTCAAACGAGGGATATTGGGATTGTCCTCAATGTAACCCCCAATGTAGGTGCAGATCGTAAGACCATTAACCTAACCATTATTCCTGAGGTCAGTGAATTTGTCACTTGGCTGGATTACGGAGTTCCCACTCAAACGTTTTTGGGAACCGATGGAGTCACACGAACACTCCCCGGTTATCCTATTCTTCAACCTCTTTTTGCCTCTCGCAATGTGACAACCAGTGTCATCGTTAATGATACCGATACCGTTGTATTAGGAGGACTCATCCGAGATCAAATCACTGCTTATCATGATAAAATACCCGTTCTAGGGGATATTCCTGTCTTAGGTCTCTTGTTTAAGAAAAAAGGTGAGATCAGTGTCAAGAAGAACCTGATTATTTTTGTGACCGCCGAGTTGGTCACTCCCTCTGGGGATCCTTATGCCCCCACACAATTTGAACCCGGTGAAACCTTGGTTCCCAAGACAAATCCTGAAGCTCCTTTAGCTTCTCAACCTTCTCTTCAGCCTGGGCTTCCTAAAAAAGATTAA
- a CDS encoding SpoIIE family protein phosphatase produces the protein MPKSPETETTKYLEERIQKLYGLIEASTLVISTLQIDEVLHLVMEIAKRVVDAQASSLLILDSKTGLLGYEVALGEKGEEVKGKFSLKLGQGIAGWVAQSGKPLLVPDVEKDDRFFKGSDQTTGFRTRSILCVPMLVQDQVTGVIEVINSNHGGPFTQDDLELLSAFSSLAAIAIENARLTQKKLEQQALEQELEIAHQIQDNFLKREFPLLKRIEAYAKLRSAHEIGGDFYDFVNLGQNRWGFLIGDVTGRGVPAALYMMRTLTEFRMEAFSDFEISKILERLNDRLVKKSTMGMFVTLAYLRIDTKTGRAALTNAGHLPLHIYRAKNRKIERVMGEGGLALGIIHHSKIPMEEVTLEKGDMVIMITDGLIEAKNPKGKEFGWEKFEEFFNDESPASPQEVAEGLFLKLDRFCGHFAIPDDVTVVAVKYKG, from the coding sequence ATGCCTAAGTCACCAGAGACAGAAACAACAAAATATTTAGAGGAGAGAATTCAAAAGCTCTACGGGCTCATTGAGGCGAGTACCCTGGTCATTTCCACTCTTCAAATTGATGAAGTCCTTCATTTGGTTATGGAAATTGCCAAACGGGTTGTGGATGCCCAGGCCTCAAGCCTTCTGATCTTGGATTCTAAGACTGGGCTTTTGGGATATGAGGTAGCTTTGGGTGAAAAAGGCGAAGAGGTAAAGGGAAAATTTTCTTTGAAGCTGGGACAGGGGATCGCGGGCTGGGTTGCCCAGTCGGGAAAGCCTTTGCTCGTTCCCGATGTTGAAAAAGATGACCGATTTTTTAAGGGGTCTGATCAAACGACGGGATTCAGGACTCGATCGATTCTTTGTGTTCCGATGTTGGTTCAAGATCAGGTGACGGGCGTGATTGAGGTCATTAACTCTAATCATGGAGGACCCTTTACCCAAGACGATTTGGAGCTTCTGAGTGCCTTCTCAAGTCTTGCCGCGATTGCGATTGAAAACGCTCGTCTGACTCAGAAAAAACTGGAACAGCAGGCGCTCGAACAAGAATTGGAAATTGCTCATCAGATTCAGGATAATTTTTTAAAGAGGGAATTTCCTCTACTTAAGCGCATTGAGGCCTATGCCAAATTAAGATCTGCCCATGAAATTGGAGGAGATTTTTACGATTTTGTGAATCTGGGTCAAAATCGCTGGGGATTTTTAATTGGAGATGTCACCGGTCGTGGAGTTCCTGCGGCGCTCTATATGATGAGGACTTTAACTGAGTTTCGCATGGAGGCCTTTTCAGATTTTGAAATTTCTAAAATACTTGAGCGTTTAAATGACCGTTTGGTCAAAAAATCTACAATGGGAATGTTTGTGACCCTGGCTTATTTAAGGATTGATACGAAGACGGGAAGGGCTGCTCTTACCAATGCAGGTCATTTGCCCCTTCATATTTATAGAGCTAAAAACCGGAAAATCGAACGGGTCATGGGAGAGGGAGGTCTCGCTCTGGGAATTATTCATCACTCGAAAATTCCGATGGAAGAAGTAACCCTTGAAAAAGGCGATATGGTGATTATGATTACAGATGGTCTGATTGAAGCAAAAAATCCCAAGGGGAAAGAATTTGGATGGGAAAAGTTCGAGGAGTTTTTTAACGATGAATCTCCGGCTTCTCCTCAGGAAGTGGCAGAGGGCCTTTTTCTCAAACTCGATCGTTTTTGCGGCCATTTTGCGATTCCGGATGATGTGACAGTGGTAGCAGTGAAATATAAGGGGTAA
- the polA gene encoding DNA polymerase I has product MNDLPRKKFFILDGTSLIYRAFFAIRPLQNSKGMATHAILGFTKTLQKFINEKNPDHLVIVFDAKGPTFRHQAFENYKTHRKPMPDDLVIQLPWIKNLVKASGILTLEISGFEADDVMGSLAEKAKSVFDVFVVSPDKDMLQLIQPHVHVMPDPSQEKILDEPDVKELWGVLPCQITDFLGLVGDTSDNIPGIPGVGPKTATALLQKFKTIEEIFEKNWSTIGKTKKSSLLEHQKIAELSKNLASLSLEVPFKFSWEETKIQAKNQDELLRIFEELEFKDFLREASPSQTSTYNIIRPQDIHEIDEMNQVLQQHPKMGMAIHFEKISPFEPSLLGIGVMTPDQKAYYLSLQEKNRDFSKFFHLLKDASIQKIGYDLKGQSLILESSHLSLSGITFDIKVAAFLANSTTHFKDFRELASFFLKTNIAAQEVETPESVVQEAALSLELEPILSSMLQKSDQTELFCKIEMPLIEVLAEMEKTGIPLELSQLEKMSHEFQNLLKKLELKIHTFAEESFNIHSSKELSKILFEKLKLPPIKKTKTGYSTDASVLTELTSHHPIIPLLLEYRQISKLKSTYVDALPSLVHPKTGRLHTTFSQTSAETGRLASLNPNLQNIPVRSHLGKKIRAAFVAPEHHILLSADYSQIELRVLAHLSEDPKLIQAFEMDEDIHRSTAQEIFGVAEEKITDEMRAKAKVINFGIIYGMGTFGLSKELGISIEESKHFIEAYHQRFPQVHEFLKLILEKAKENGYVTTLFGRRRYLPNLKSSQISLRQLAERMAINTPIQGTAADLIKIAMINVHHALKENSLSSKISLQIHDELILIVPEKEEGTIQSLLKEKMENVTPLRVKLKININQGKNWMEL; this is encoded by the coding sequence ATGAACGATTTACCTAGAAAAAAATTTTTTATTCTGGATGGGACAAGCCTCATTTATCGAGCCTTTTTTGCCATCCGCCCCTTACAAAACTCCAAAGGCATGGCCACCCACGCCATTTTAGGATTTACAAAAACTCTTCAAAAATTTATAAATGAAAAAAATCCTGACCATCTTGTCATTGTTTTTGATGCCAAGGGACCTACTTTTCGTCATCAAGCCTTTGAAAACTATAAAACTCATCGAAAACCCATGCCTGATGATCTAGTGATTCAACTCCCCTGGATCAAAAATTTGGTTAAAGCCTCTGGAATCCTCACTTTAGAAATTTCAGGATTTGAGGCAGATGATGTGATGGGAAGCCTTGCAGAAAAAGCGAAATCAGTTTTTGATGTCTTTGTTGTCAGTCCAGATAAAGACATGCTTCAACTGATTCAACCTCATGTTCATGTCATGCCTGATCCTTCTCAAGAAAAAATTCTAGATGAACCTGATGTAAAGGAATTATGGGGGGTCCTCCCTTGTCAAATCACTGATTTTTTGGGGTTAGTGGGAGACACTTCAGACAACATTCCCGGAATTCCTGGCGTAGGCCCCAAAACCGCAACCGCTCTTCTTCAAAAATTTAAAACCATCGAAGAGATTTTTGAAAAAAACTGGTCTACCATTGGAAAAACAAAAAAATCATCTCTCCTCGAACATCAAAAAATTGCAGAATTAAGCAAAAATTTAGCATCCCTTTCACTCGAGGTTCCCTTCAAGTTTTCATGGGAAGAAACTAAAATCCAAGCTAAAAATCAAGATGAGCTCTTGAGAATTTTTGAAGAGCTTGAATTCAAAGATTTTTTAAGAGAAGCATCCCCTTCCCAAACCTCTACTTACAACATCATCCGACCTCAAGATATCCATGAAATAGACGAAATGAATCAAGTGCTCCAACAACATCCAAAGATGGGAATGGCTATTCATTTTGAAAAAATTTCTCCTTTTGAACCTTCTCTTTTAGGGATCGGAGTCATGACCCCTGATCAAAAAGCTTACTATCTTTCACTTCAGGAAAAAAACAGAGATTTTTCAAAATTTTTCCATCTATTAAAAGATGCTTCTATTCAAAAAATAGGTTATGACTTAAAGGGACAGAGTCTCATTTTAGAAAGCAGTCACCTTTCCTTATCAGGAATAACGTTCGACATTAAAGTTGCAGCTTTTTTGGCCAATTCTACAACTCACTTTAAAGATTTTAGAGAGTTGGCAAGTTTCTTTTTGAAAACCAATATTGCAGCACAAGAAGTGGAAACTCCCGAAAGCGTCGTTCAAGAAGCAGCCCTTTCCCTAGAATTGGAACCCATTTTGTCATCGATGCTCCAAAAATCAGATCAAACAGAACTTTTTTGTAAAATTGAAATGCCCCTGATTGAGGTCTTGGCTGAGATGGAGAAAACAGGCATTCCCTTAGAACTTTCTCAACTTGAAAAAATGTCTCATGAATTTCAAAATTTGCTTAAAAAGCTGGAACTCAAAATTCATACCTTTGCAGAGGAATCTTTTAATATTCACTCTTCTAAAGAACTTTCAAAAATTCTCTTTGAAAAATTGAAACTTCCTCCCATTAAAAAAACGAAAACCGGTTATTCAACCGATGCCAGTGTCCTCACCGAATTAACTTCTCACCATCCCATCATCCCTTTGCTACTGGAATATCGCCAAATTTCAAAACTTAAATCGACTTATGTGGATGCCCTTCCTTCCCTTGTTCATCCAAAAACGGGGCGGCTTCACACGACCTTTAGTCAAACCTCAGCAGAAACAGGACGTCTTGCAAGCCTCAACCCCAATCTTCAAAACATTCCCGTTCGATCCCATTTAGGAAAAAAAATTAGAGCGGCCTTTGTTGCCCCGGAACATCATATTCTTCTCTCGGCTGATTATTCTCAGATTGAACTGAGAGTCCTCGCTCATCTTTCTGAAGACCCTAAACTGATTCAAGCCTTTGAAATGGACGAAGACATTCATCGCTCGACTGCACAGGAAATCTTTGGTGTTGCCGAAGAAAAAATCACCGACGAGATGAGAGCGAAGGCTAAAGTCATTAATTTTGGAATCATCTATGGAATGGGCACCTTTGGCCTTTCAAAAGAATTAGGAATTTCCATAGAGGAGTCTAAGCATTTTATAGAAGCCTATCACCAACGCTTTCCTCAAGTTCATGAATTTTTGAAACTCATTTTAGAAAAGGCCAAAGAAAATGGCTATGTTACGACCCTTTTTGGAAGAAGGCGTTATCTTCCGAACCTTAAAAGTTCTCAAATCTCTCTACGTCAACTGGCGGAACGAATGGCCATCAATACCCCCATTCAAGGGACCGCTGCCGATTTAATAAAAATAGCCATGATCAATGTTCATCACGCCTTGAAAGAAAATAGCTTATCCTCAAAAATTTCTCTTCAAATTCATGATGAACTCATTCTCATCGTTCCTGAAAAAGAAGAAGGAACTATTCAATCCTTACTCAAAGAAAAAATGGAAAACGTCACTCCCCTACGCGTTAAACTCAAAATCAATATCAACCAAGGTAAGAATTGGATGGAGCTTTAA
- the pilM gene encoding type IV pilus assembly protein PilM, whose translation MTKKVYIFFDFGSQNFKAASFTKKGRKLSLLETRVEKVDFLLSDNFLQSVPLVIHKMKEMFDAFHVNPRFAQIYISLPGSLSFCRLLKLPQLESTKIHQIVQYEAQQQIPFPLEEVLWDYQVLGSPDEEHLHVLLAAIRLEIVQALLSELNTYHLQVELIEAAPIAAYHAISQMLESPHLTLGLLDLGARSTHLVILAPQTAWIRTIPIGGDHFTQEIQKELKLEFQEAENLKWAKGSLSKTDEASIIELGLYNAMSRIYTRLVAEISRSLGFYNAQFSSGNISKMYLCGGSSQIKDLERALSKKFSLPIEFLNPLNNPSIEYTPGKESEKNSLFFTGIIGMALRSLKRTVVEMNLLPKGYLFQRAAARKKEHFILCAAVILLILTCQIFYQHQLGKLKGEKISHLASTQKELESYSTQIKTLENGSNLYSTQIREVKKLVGERVLWNKILLDLQNNIPGNIWLEKLNSSTIQKPNTKPPEKSKGARPGILLLTLYCKTTGTYKDVADFRDLLEKSSLFEGVQIRSANPPSQGIRDFVIQAEVQE comes from the coding sequence ATGACAAAAAAAGTTTATATTTTCTTTGATTTCGGAAGTCAGAATTTTAAAGCGGCTTCTTTCACTAAAAAAGGAAGGAAACTATCTCTTTTAGAGACTCGAGTCGAAAAAGTTGATTTTCTTCTGTCCGATAATTTTCTTCAGTCTGTGCCCCTCGTAATCCACAAGATGAAAGAAATGTTTGATGCGTTTCACGTCAATCCCCGTTTTGCCCAAATTTATATTTCTTTACCGGGCTCTTTAAGTTTTTGCCGACTCCTCAAGCTTCCTCAGCTCGAGAGCACCAAAATTCATCAAATTGTTCAATATGAAGCGCAGCAGCAAATTCCCTTTCCTCTTGAAGAGGTACTTTGGGATTATCAAGTCCTTGGAAGTCCCGACGAAGAACATTTGCACGTGCTTCTGGCCGCCATTCGTCTGGAAATCGTCCAAGCGCTCCTCTCAGAGTTAAACACCTATCATTTGCAAGTAGAACTCATTGAGGCTGCGCCCATTGCCGCCTATCATGCCATTTCTCAAATGCTAGAGTCCCCTCATCTCACTTTAGGTCTTCTGGACTTAGGCGCTCGATCAACCCATTTGGTCATCCTCGCTCCTCAAACAGCCTGGATACGAACGATTCCGATTGGAGGAGACCACTTTACCCAGGAAATACAAAAGGAGCTCAAACTAGAATTTCAAGAGGCAGAGAACCTCAAATGGGCCAAGGGTTCTCTTTCGAAAACAGATGAAGCCTCTATCATTGAACTAGGTCTCTATAACGCCATGAGTCGTATCTACACTCGACTGGTTGCCGAGATTTCCCGTTCTTTAGGATTTTATAACGCCCAATTTAGTTCTGGAAATATCTCAAAAATGTATTTATGTGGAGGAAGTTCACAAATTAAGGATTTGGAAAGAGCCCTCTCAAAAAAATTCTCTCTTCCCATAGAATTTCTCAATCCCCTCAACAACCCATCGATAGAATATACGCCAGGGAAAGAGTCAGAAAAAAATTCTCTTTTCTTCACAGGCATTATTGGGATGGCTTTACGATCCTTGAAAAGAACCGTTGTTGAAATGAATCTTTTGCCTAAAGGCTATCTCTTTCAAAGAGCCGCAGCCCGCAAGAAAGAACATTTTATTTTATGTGCAGCTGTCATCCTTTTGATCCTGACTTGTCAAATTTTTTACCAACATCAACTGGGGAAACTTAAAGGAGAAAAAATAAGCCATCTGGCGTCAACTCAAAAAGAACTTGAATCCTATTCAACTCAAATCAAAACACTCGAGAATGGAAGCAATCTTTACTCAACCCAAATCCGAGAGGTTAAAAAACTTGTTGGAGAACGGGTTCTTTGGAATAAAATTCTATTGGATTTGCAAAACAACATTCCAGGCAACATTTGGCTAGAAAAACTCAACAGCTCCACCATTCAAAAACCCAATACAAAGCCCCCTGAAAAATCCAAAGGCGCTCGACCCGGAATTTTACTTTTAACGCTCTATTGTAAAACAACTGGAACTTATAAAGATGTTGCAGATTTTAGAGACCTTCTCGAAAAATCCTCACTTTTTGAGGGTGTTCAAATCCGCTCTGCTAATCCGCCTTCTCAGGGAATCCGAGATTTTGTCATTCAAGCAGAGGTTCAAGAATGA
- a CDS encoding outer membrane beta-barrel protein: MKRYSGVFMMTLSVIISLGISKVWAEENSLKERFYFEPEAMVIVPGNDDENEELGKDELKPGPFIGSRIGFEVSPWTSLEFETGWAKIDEKFEGEEVAELTMVPLFLNVKLDLTSGEARFSPYVYVGGGVIFNDYDLDISKTIEILNDILGVDLDSLGVTVSVDVGNAGAIQAGGGLLYRLNKNWSIFAEARYLHAQMDITATVATSDTEIQAILENEKLDMFIAGAGFRFNF, from the coding sequence ATGAAGAGATATTCTGGGGTATTCATGATGACGTTATCTGTCATCATAAGTTTGGGAATTTCGAAAGTTTGGGCCGAAGAGAATTCTTTAAAGGAACGTTTTTATTTTGAGCCAGAGGCAATGGTGATCGTCCCAGGGAATGATGATGAGAACGAGGAATTAGGGAAGGATGAATTAAAGCCAGGCCCTTTCATAGGAAGTCGGATCGGGTTTGAGGTCAGCCCTTGGACCAGTCTTGAATTTGAAACAGGATGGGCCAAGATCGATGAAAAATTTGAAGGCGAAGAAGTCGCAGAGCTCACGATGGTTCCGCTTTTTCTTAATGTGAAGTTGGATTTGACTTCGGGAGAAGCCCGTTTCAGTCCTTACGTTTACGTCGGTGGAGGAGTGATATTCAATGATTACGATTTGGACATTTCAAAAACCATTGAGATTTTAAATGACATCTTGGGTGTTGATTTGGACAGCTTGGGTGTCACTGTTTCAGTAGATGTGGGTAATGCCGGTGCCATTCAGGCGGGAGGCGGGCTTCTCTATCGTTTAAATAAAAATTGGAGCATCTTTGCTGAAGCAAGATATCTTCATGCCCAAATGGATATTACGGCCACTGTTGCTACTTCCGATACAGAAATTCAGGCGATTTTGGAAAATGAAAAGTTGGATATGTTCATCGCAGGTGCTGGATTCAGGTTTAATTTTTAA
- a CDS encoding ATP-binding protein: MNSIRIDFQSDPRWLCFVRGMVREVASAFGLSRKGIQNVTLAVDEACTNIMRHGYNGQLNQSISLECKIKKGLLEILLKDKGKAIDLKKMKSRSLEQVRPGGLGLFFIQQMMDEVIFKRSNGMNILRMVKYGKKK; the protein is encoded by the coding sequence ATGAATTCGATTAGAATAGATTTTCAAAGTGATCCTCGATGGCTTTGTTTTGTACGAGGGATGGTGAGAGAAGTTGCGAGTGCCTTTGGCCTTTCTCGAAAAGGTATTCAGAATGTGACCTTAGCGGTTGATGAGGCCTGTACTAATATTATGAGGCATGGTTATAACGGCCAGTTGAATCAGTCCATCAGTCTTGAATGTAAAATAAAAAAAGGTTTGTTGGAAATCCTCTTAAAAGACAAGGGTAAAGCCATTGATTTAAAAAAAATGAAGTCCCGCTCTTTAGAACAGGTTCGGCCGGGGGGGCTTGGACTCTTTTTTATACAGCAAATGATGGATGAAGTTATTTTTAAAAGGTCCAATGGGATGAATATTTTAAGGATGGTTAAATATGGCAAAAAGAAGTGA
- a CDS encoding porin family protein — MKDYIWKIGVVASLIFVAQGSWANEIDKHHFYVEGQVSGAIPRDDSLDVAIYSSGRLGYDLSSHFSLDVESGYANFESDSVLGDVSMVTVLTNIRLHVRSGNLDPYFFGGLGVVFPDIDDETIGEVSVSADIDNALAAQFGAGILYHFTENIAAFLEWRILFAEADLTETFVIDSDVETFEDEQELHTGIFGGGLRIKF, encoded by the coding sequence ATGAAGGACTATATTTGGAAAATCGGGGTTGTGGCATCATTGATCTTCGTGGCGCAGGGAAGCTGGGCGAATGAAATAGACAAGCATCATTTTTACGTGGAAGGTCAAGTATCGGGGGCTATTCCTCGGGATGATTCGTTAGACGTGGCTATCTATTCCAGTGGACGACTTGGATATGACTTAAGTTCCCACTTTTCTCTAGATGTGGAGTCAGGGTATGCAAATTTTGAAAGTGATTCTGTATTGGGTGACGTTTCCATGGTCACGGTATTGACCAACATCAGACTTCACGTAAGGTCTGGAAATCTTGACCCGTACTTTTTTGGAGGCCTAGGTGTGGTTTTCCCAGATATCGATGACGAGACGATTGGGGAGGTGAGCGTTTCGGCCGATATTGACAATGCCCTTGCTGCTCAGTTTGGTGCGGGGATCCTTTATCATTTTACTGAAAATATTGCTGCATTTCTGGAGTGGCGCATCCTTTTTGCTGAAGCCGATCTGACAGAAACTTTTGTGATTGATTCTGATGTCGAGACATTCGAGGACGAGCAAGAGCTGCACACAGGCATTTTTGGGGGCGGACTGAGGATAAAGTTCTAA
- a CDS encoding ribbon-helix-helix protein, CopG family, whose amino-acid sequence MRSITTSFSLPELLEKELEKEARKEHRTKSGLIQEALRYYLENKRWKKLQQDIAFRADRMGITGEESVERLMDQVRE is encoded by the coding sequence ATGAGGTCGATCACCACAAGTTTTTCGCTTCCTGAACTTCTTGAAAAAGAGCTTGAGAAGGAAGCCCGCAAGGAGCATCGCACGAAGAGTGGACTCATTCAGGAGGCCCTACGTTATTATCTTGAGAATAAGCGCTGGAAGAAGCTGCAGCAAGATATTGCGTTCAGGGCGGATCGGATGGGCATAACGGGGGAAGAAAGCGTTGAACGTCTTATGGATCAGGTGCGTGAGTGA
- a CDS encoding putative toxin-antitoxin system toxin component, PIN family, giving the protein MKVVCDTNILISALLFPGGPPDHVISLARLKEITLCLSPDIFSEFKKVLMVKFKYSEGETEKFLDRLTNMSNLVYPRERIQVIHRVEQDNRILECALEAEADFLISGDKKDILPLKKIGKTIIISAAEFLEYYRRH; this is encoded by the coding sequence GTGAAGGTTGTTTGTGATACGAATATTTTGATTTCGGCTTTACTCTTTCCAGGGGGTCCTCCAGATCATGTGATCAGTCTTGCTCGTCTGAAAGAAATTACTTTATGCCTTTCCCCAGATATTTTTTCTGAATTTAAAAAAGTTTTGATGGTTAAATTCAAATACTCAGAAGGGGAGACTGAAAAATTTCTCGATCGATTGACGAACATGTCGAATTTGGTCTATCCCCGTGAGAGAATTCAAGTCATTCACAGAGTAGAGCAGGACAATCGTATTTTAGAATGTGCCCTGGAAGCCGAAGCAGATTTTCTAATCTCCGGGGATAAAAAAGATATTTTACCTCTTAAAAAGATTGGGAAAACTATTATTATTTCTGCAGCTGAATTTTTAGAATATTACAGAAGACATTGA